AAAGAATTCGGGGTCAAATTTACCTACGAAATCCAGGATAAGCCGGCCGGTTTGCCGGAAGCTTTCGTCATCGGCGAGTCGTTCATCGGCTGCGACGACGTAACCATGATCTTGGGCGATAATATATTTGAGGACGACTTTTCTAGCGATATCAAAAATTTCAAGTCAGGTGCCAAGGTTTTTGCTAAGAAAGTCTCTGATCCTGAGCGCTTCGGCGTCGTCAAGTTTGATGACCAGATGCATGCGGTGCAAGTCGAAGAGAAGCCGCAGGATTGGATTAGCGATTACGCGCTGACAGGATTGTACGTTTACGACAATCGCGTGGTCGAAGTGGCTAAGAACTGCAAGCCGAGCGCTCGCGGCGAGTATGAAATAGTCGATCTTCACCGCTGGTATTTGGAAAGGGGTGAATTAGACGTCGCCATGGTCAATGGCGAGTGGCTTGATGCCGGTACTTTCGAAAGCCTCCTGCACGCCCAGAATTTTGCCAAAGAAAAGATGCAGGACAAGATGGTAATCTAAATGACTGACCATAAAGAGAAAATTTGGGTGGGTTTCATCGCTTACGGCGAGTCGACTTTAAAGTACCTCCCGTATTTTCTTGATTCGCTAGCCGGGCAAACTGGCGTCGAACTGAAGGTCGTGGCCTTTGATAATACCGAGACCGACAGCGCCAATTTTGACTATCTGCACTCCCGCTCTGAGGTCGAGGTTTTGTCAGCCGGGAGGAATCTCGGCTTCGGCAAAGCATATAATTTAATGATCGCTCGTGCAGTTTCTGACGGGGCAAGATATTTTTTCGTAGTGAATCCCGATATTATCCTGGAAGCGTCAGCGATAAGCGTGTTGGCTGGGGTGCTGGATGCCGACAGCTCATTGTCATCAGCTTGCCCTAAGCTGAGGCGCTGGAATTTTGAAAAATCTGAAAAGACCGACATGATCGATAGTTGCGGCATCGTGCTGCGGCCGAGCTTGCAATTTTTTGACTTAGGGCAGGGTGAAAATGATGACGGGCAGTATGATAAGGCTGACATCCTCGGACCATCGGGTGCAGCAGGGCTTTTCCGCCTCGAATCCTTGGAGGGAATAAAGGAGGAGGGGCAATATTTCGATGAGCACTTCTTCATGTATAAGGAAGACTGCGATCTTGCTATGCGTTTAGTACTTAGAGGAAGCAAATCTCGGCTCGTGGCCAGTGCGGTCGGCTATCACGATCGCACCGCAGCAGGTAAGGGCGAAGGATTGCTTTCGCGCATCAGCAGCCGCAGCGGGAAATCGAGGCTGGTCAGAAGTTGGTCGTTCGTCAATCAGCAGCTGATATATTGCAAATATTGGCGAACGCTCGGTTTTATTGAAAAATTGAGGCTAGTCAGGCAGCAATGCTATCTTCTGGCGTATGTCTGCCTATTCGAACCCTATCTCTTACTTGAATTGAGGCAGATTGCCATAAAGAGGCGAGGGCTGAAATACTATGAATAAAGTCGATCTATCAATCATTATCGTTTCGTGGAATGTAAAGGACAAGCTCAGGGAAAACCTGCAGGCCTTGCATGCTAGCACCGGCGAGTTGAACTTCGAGATTTTTGTCGTGGACAATGATTCGGCCGATGGCACTGCCGAAATGGTCGCAAGCGAGTTTCCTTGGATTAATCTGATTGCCAACAAGGAAAATCTCGGCTTTGCCAAGGCCAATAATCAGGCGATCGTTTCGGCCAGAGGTGACTACATTTTATTGCTCAATCCGGACATGAAACCCGCACCTGACACCATGGTCAAGATGGTTGATTGGATGAGAATCAATCCTCAGGCGGCCATTGCCGGGTGCCATCTCATCAATGAAACAGGTATTACCGTAAAGCATGTGCGCCGTTTTCCGGCTTTTGCCGACCAGCTGGCGATCGTTCTGAAGCTGCCCCATCTTTTCAGCGGCATTCTTGGTCGCTATCTGAGAGAAGATTTTGATTACACCCAGCCAGCACGTGTCGATTCGGTCCGTGGCGGATTTTTCATGCTCCGTAAAGAGACTGTCCGCGACATCGGCTTGTTGGACGAAGATTATTTTATCTGGTTCGAAGAAGTCGATTATTGCCGTCGGGCAGAGAAGAAGGGTTTAGAGGTCTGGTATACGCCCGTATCAGAGTGTGTGGATTATGTCGGACAAAGCTTCAAGCAAGTCAAGCGCGGCACGACTCAGAAATATTTTCAGGACAGCATGCTCAAATATTTCAAAAAATGGCACCCGGGTTGGCAGTATTGGATATTGAAATCGGCTTGGCCGATCGGCAGGACCGCTGCCGTCTTGGCAGAGAAGATTAAAGTCAGACCTACCGCCAAAACTTAAAAGACCATCCTTGTCGGATGGTCTTTTAAGTTATAGCGCTTGCTGGTGATAGTACTCCACGGGGGAGAAATCGTCAGTCAAAATCGGCATGTCGTCTTCTATAGGTTTGACCCATCTGGCGTCGAGCATGGTCTGCAATTGTTTGTCGTCGGTTTTGAAATCGAATCGTGATGGGTTCTTCGAGGCGACCAGCATTACGTTCTGGGTCGTTTGACTGTCTTTGCCTGGCTTTACCGGGAAGAGGTAAACCTGAGGAAACACAGATTTGAAAGTCGCAATTTCAGCTCGCAGAAATTTGCCCCGCTTGCCTTCGATGCCCGATATGATATTGAGCATAACTACGCCGTTTTCGTTCAGGATGGAACTCATCTGCTTGGCAGTCTCGACGGTCGTCATTTGGTGGGGGATATTGGTTGAAGCGAAAACATCGCTGTAAATGGCATCGTATTTTTCAGTAGTGTTGTTCATATAGATTCTGGCGTCTTCATGGAAGATGCGCAAGCGGGGATTGGCGGCATCGAGATGAAAATATTTCTTCGCCACCTCGGTCATGCCTGGATCGATTTCCGCGACATCGATACTCGACTTGGGATAGTGTTCAAGAAAATAGGAGGGGTAGGTGTAGGCTGCACCGCCCAGCATCAGCGACTTCGTGGATTTCGGATTGAAGTACTCTGCCAGCTGGTAATATTTCATATAATCGAAAACCGGCTCATTAGAATCAAGAAAGCGCCCGGATTGGGCGCCTTTAAAATCCGTTTGCATTAGCAGTACAGGCTTTCCCGTCTCTTCATCCGTTATCTGGTGCAGCCAAAGCCGGTTATACCTGGTATCGATATCTATGATGTCCGCTCGGACATAGGGCTTAGTTATGGGAGTTGGGACCAAAATCAACAGTGCGAAAGCGGCGATGGCTATTGATTTCTGAATGACCGAGTCCTGCCGGTAGGCCACGAGAGACAAGATAATCAGCGTTATGGCCAGGCCAAAGACGATGTTGCTTGTGCCAAAAGTGGGAATTAGGAAAAACCCGGCAAAGAAAGTTCCGGCGATGCTGCCGATTGTCGATATGGCGTAAAGATTGCCGACAGTCTTGCCAGAGGTGCCGACACTATCGATCTTGAGTCTGACGGCATAAGGCGAGACGAGGCCGGCCAAGATGCTGGCTGGCGCAAAAAGAATCAATGAGGAAACGATGGCAAACACCGAAGTGAAGTGCCTCATCACCGGAAAAGCCGCAGTCAGGAGCGGGTCTTTTATGATTCCAGCCAGCCCGATGCACAAACCGTTGAAAAAAATTATTAAAGAAAGCTGCTTAAGGCTGGGGTTCTTGTCGGCTAATTTTCCACCGAGCCAATAGCCGATGCTTAAGCTGCCGAGGATTATACCGATGATCGAAGTCCAAACATAAAGCGAGGTGCCAAGGTAGGGGGCTAGAATCCTTGATCCAGCCAATTCGAAAATCATGACGACCGCGCCGCTGACAAAGACGGCAATTTCTAGCAGGTTATTTTTCATGAGTTGAGTATTATGGGTTAATGAAGTAAAATTAAGATATTGATATTATATAATTTTAGCTATTTTTTGTAAAACCATGAAAAAAATATACCTATTTGCGCTTTTAGCTTTCCTCTTGGCAGGTTGCGCCGCCGAAACGGAAGGCCCGGCAAAAAAGACTTACAGCCAGACTCTGGTCGGTGCCTTGAACCAAGGCAAGGAAATTACGGAGTATAACAACCAGAGGGTCAAAACTATAAATGAAGAAGCGGAGCTCCTCCCCACGGCACCCAAGACTACGGCAGAACAGGACCCCATCAAGGTTGAAAAGACTTATTATAAAGTCGTTAAGGTAATCGATGGTGATACGATCGATGTGGAGATAGAGGGCAAAGCCCAGCGTCTAAGATTGATCGGCATCAATACGCCCGAAACTGTCGACCCGCGCCGCCCGGTGGAATGTTTCGGCAAAGAGGCCTCCGTCAAAGCGAAGGAGTTTCTGAACGGTCAGGAGGTCGAGCTTGAGAGCGACCCGACCCAGACAGACCGCGATAAGTACGGCCGCTTGCTACGCTATGTCAGGACTAAAGAGGGGCTATTTTATAACTTAGAAATAATCAAGCAGGGGTACGCTTACGAGTATACTTATGATAACCCCTACAAGTATCAGAAAGAGTTCAAGTCCGCCCAGCTTGAGGCTAAAAACAGCGGGCGCGGCTTATGGGCCGACGGGGCTTGCGGTCTGACCAACGTTGCTCAATGATATTGATTTATCATCTAAGATAAGCTAAAATATAATCTGAATTAAGCTATATTATGGCGAAAAAAGTCGCTATCATAATCAGCCCGAATTGGCGTGATTATGCCAAAAAATACTTAACCGACTGCCTGGTCGGTGTCAGAACGCAAGATTGGACCGGTGAGTCCAAGCTTTTTTTAGTTGATAATGAGACTAGTGAGGAAAGTTACGCATACCTCAAGAGCCAAGCTCCTGAGGCTGAAATTATTCGGAACGTCGACAATGCAGGTTTCGCCAAGGGCAACAATGTCGCCATGCGTAGCGCGATGGAGCAAGGTTTTGATTATGTCCTGCTTCTGAACATGGATACTATCGCCCACCAAAGCGCCGTATCGGAATTGGTCAAGGCGGTTGAGCGCGATGAGTCTATTGGCGCAGTGCAAGCACGCCTGATGCTTTGGCCGGATAAGGAGAAGGTTAACAGCCTGGGCAATGCTACCCATTTCATGGGCTTCGGTTATTGCGAGGGTTACGGTAATGACGGCGCGAAACTTGATTTGAAAAGCATGGAGGACAAGGCGATCTTTT
The genomic region above belongs to Candidatus Falkowbacteria bacterium and contains:
- a CDS encoding glycosyltransferase family 2 protein, translating into MNKVDLSIIIVSWNVKDKLRENLQALHASTGELNFEIFVVDNDSADGTAEMVASEFPWINLIANKENLGFAKANNQAIVSARGDYILLLNPDMKPAPDTMVKMVDWMRINPQAAIAGCHLINETGITVKHVRRFPAFADQLAIVLKLPHLFSGILGRYLREDFDYTQPARVDSVRGGFFMLRKETVRDIGLLDEDYFIWFEEVDYCRRAEKKGLEVWYTPVSECVDYVGQSFKQVKRGTTQKYFQDSMLKYFKKWHPGWQYWILKSAWPIGRTAAVLAEKIKVRPTAKT
- a CDS encoding glycosyltransferase → MTDHKEKIWVGFIAYGESTLKYLPYFLDSLAGQTGVELKVVAFDNTETDSANFDYLHSRSEVEVLSAGRNLGFGKAYNLMIARAVSDGARYFFVVNPDIILEASAISVLAGVLDADSSLSSACPKLRRWNFEKSEKTDMIDSCGIVLRPSLQFFDLGQGENDDGQYDKADILGPSGAAGLFRLESLEGIKEEGQYFDEHFFMYKEDCDLAMRLVLRGSKSRLVASAVGYHDRTAAGKGEGLLSRISSRSGKSRLVRSWSFVNQQLIYCKYWRTLGFIEKLRLVRQQCYLLAYVCLFEPYLLLELRQIAIKRRGLKYYE
- a CDS encoding fused MFS/spermidine synthase gives rise to the protein MLEIAVFVSGAVVMIFELAGSRILAPYLGTSLYVWTSIIGIILGSLSIGYWLGGKLADKNPSLKQLSLIIFFNGLCIGLAGIIKDPLLTAAFPVMRHFTSVFAIVSSLILFAPASILAGLVSPYAVRLKIDSVGTSGKTVGNLYAISTIGSIAGTFFAGFFLIPTFGTSNIVFGLAITLIILSLVAYRQDSVIQKSIAIAAFALLILVPTPITKPYVRADIIDIDTRYNRLWLHQITDEETGKPVLLMQTDFKGAQSGRFLDSNEPVFDYMKYYQLAEYFNPKSTKSLMLGGAAYTYPSYFLEHYPKSSIDVAEIDPGMTEVAKKYFHLDAANPRLRIFHEDARIYMNNTTEKYDAIYSDVFASTNIPHQMTTVETAKQMSSILNENGVVMLNIISGIEGKRGKFLRAEIATFKSVFPQVYLFPVKPGKDSQTTQNVMLVASKNPSRFDFKTDDKQLQTMLDARWVKPIEDDMPILTDDFSPVEYYHQQAL
- a CDS encoding NTP transferase domain-containing protein translates to MKGIILSGGSGTRLRPLTKITSKQLLPVYNKPMIYYPLNTLIKAGIKEILIIVAPERAGDYLNLLGSGKEFGVKFTYEIQDKPAGLPEAFVIGESFIGCDDVTMILGDNIFEDDFSSDIKNFKSGAKVFAKKVSDPERFGVVKFDDQMHAVQVEEKPQDWISDYALTGLYVYDNRVVEVAKNCKPSARGEYEIVDLHRWYLERGELDVAMVNGEWLDAGTFESLLHAQNFAKEKMQDKMVI